CCAACTCTCTCCCAGGGCCTGAGCCATGACCCCAGCATGGGCAGCCTTAATAGACAGCCTACCTCCACCTTCCTCTAAGAgtaaaattctctctttcttaGGACTGACAGGCTTCGTTAGGATATAGATTCCCAACTTTGCCCTCCTAGCTTGCCCCCTCTATAAAGCAGCCAAAGCCACCCTCAGTGAACCCCTGAGCCCCTCACATAACATACTCCTCAGTTTCCACAAGCCCCAAACTGCTTTTATGACTGCCCCAGCCCTGTCCTTACCTGATATCTCCAAATCTTTCACTCTCTATACTGCTGAAAGCCAAGGGATATCCCTCGGTGTCTTAGGGCAACAGGAAAGAAATCCTCCTTCCTTTGCCCCTGTAGCTTACCTCTCTGAACAACTAGACAACAGTCAAAGGGTGGCCAACCTGTCTTACAGCACTAGTAGCAGTGGCCATTTTAGCTCTGGAAAGCAAGAAACTTACATTCGGCCAAAACACCACTGTCCACAGTCATCACAATTAATGAGATCTCCTCTCTTCTGGAGGATTAagctccttttctccttcccggATCCACTCACTCCATGCCCTCTTTATTGAAAATCCCGAATTCTGTCTTGCCAAAAGTGCTCCCCTCAACCCGGTGTCCTTACTCCCCATGTCCTCTTCCTCTCCTACTCATTCTTGCACTGACATCCTAGACCACCTACAGCCACATTTTCGAAACATCTCTGAGCCTCTCACCAACCCCAATGACCAACTATTCATAGATGGCTCTTCCTGCGGGCCCACTGACTCCCCCAAAGTGGCTAGATGTATGGTCGTTTCTCTTAACTGAGTAATTAAAGCCAAGCCCCTATGCCCAAAACCTCCTCCCAAAAGGCAGTACTCATAGCCCTCACTAGGGCCCTAACTCTTTCCAAATGCAAATGAGCCAACATTTACACAGACTCCAAATacacctcacattctgtattccCATGCCACCATCTGGCAGGAGAGAGGATTCCTTACTGCCAAAGGCACCCCCATCACTAACAGACCCCTCATTTACCAACTCCTTCAGGCTGTGAACCTCCCCACTAAAGTGGGAGTTACACACTGTCAGGGACATCAAATAGGATCAGATGAGATCTTAAGAGGGAACAGAAAGGCCAATAAGGTAGCAAAGGAACTCTCCCTTTCTTCTGCACCTGCCTTCCTCCTCATTACTCCCACAATCCAACCCCAATATTCTCCCACCAAAAAAGCTTCGCTACTACAACAAGGAGCTTCCTTCCAAGGAAACTGGCCAGTGAAAAATCAAAAACTCATCCTCCCCCAAGAACAAACCAAAGAAATTCTAACATCCCTTCACTAATCTTTCCATATTAGTGCCTACCCCCTGTATCTTCTCCTTTGCCCATATTTCTCTTCCCTGCACCTATTTGCCTTACTAAAAGACATAGCCAGTTCTGTCTGCCTAGCCAAAGTATATTTTTCTTGTGCGGAACTTCAATCTATGTGTGCCTCCCTATGAATTAGACTGGTACTTGCACCCTAGTCTTCTTAAGCCCCAAAACTGACATTGCCCCTGGAAATCAGAGTTTACCAGTCCTTATTAAAGCTCAAGTCCATCAACACAGAGCCGTACAGCTAACACCCCTGCTTATAGGACTAAGAATTGCCACTGAGACAGGAACAAAGATAGCAGGCTTGTCCACCTTCCTGTCCCACTATCACTCCTTTCAAAAGATCTCTCAGACAGCCTACAAGACGTAGCCAAATCCATCCTTACTCtccaatcccaaatagactctttttttttttttttgttagaacaactcagcaaaataaaattccTGTTTATTGTTGGACAACATTGTTTCACACATACATCAAACAggccaaaaaaaataaacagcaacttcatagacaaaaaaggaaaaaaatgaaacctttTATCTTTGGCCTTTTTAACCATCTCATACAAACCAACTACTTATAGTACAGCTAAGTACATACACAAAAAAGTTACTGGAATGCTCGGAATaagattgtttttctcttgtcgtttttgctttttttacaaggttttttttctcctttgagattATAATGAACACGGTCACACCACAAGTAAAGTCAGAAGTAGGACAGAGAACGCTCGGAAGGCTGGTTTGGTCATCTGAGATCATTAAAAATGGCTGACCCTAacaatatgtacaaaaatataaaatgtaaataaaaaatacaaacaaatttcctttttaaagtacttttaagaaaaaaagcagggccTTGGAagttttggttcttttttcctcccctgtTGCAAATTCTCATGGTTTGGGTTGGGTGGTGGAGAGCGCGTGTCATCTGCGGGTGGCACTGCCCACGGTGGGCGGGCGGGCGGGCCTCTCTACTCGAAGGTGACCACTTTTAGATTCTGAGACGGGAAGTGGAGGGTGAATAGGTCACggcggcctttttttttttagtttaacttttccttttttgctgtcTAGTCATCCTCGTCGGTCTTCTGCTTCTTGGTATCAACATcgtcatcctcatcatcttcagcTGCCCGCTTGCCCGCAGCtgactcagcttcctcatcttcatctccatcctcttcctcaccatcaccttcttcttcctcctcctcttcctccccaccttcttcctcttcttcctctaccTCATTGTCAGCCTCTCGCTCCCCATTTTCCTCATTCTCAGCATTCCCGTTAGCAGGGGCGtctcttccattttctgcctcttccacaacttccttcttctcctttaaGTCCTTGGTGGTGATTTCGGAGCTGGTGTCTACGGCTGCGTCTGACATGGTGGGGCACGCCGGTGATGCGATGCAGGGGATTTTAAAAGAAAGCGAGAGTTCAGGGACTCTGGCGATAAAGCTGCCGGAGTCCGCGGCCGCGGAGGAGGCGCGCGGCAGAGGCGGAGGAGGAACAATGCAAAGATGGCTTTTCAGAGCAGCCAGTGGGGGcccaaatagactctttagcAGCAGtaactcttcaaaactgtcaaagtTTAGATCTCCTCGCTGCCGAAAAAGGTGGACTGTGCATCTCTttaagaatgctgtttctatactAACCAGTCAGGAATTGTACGAGATGCTGCCTGACAGTTAAATAAAAAAgcttctttgggtatatacccagtaatgggatggctgggtcatatggtacatctagttctagatccttgaggaatcgccatactgttttccacaatggttgaactagtttacagtcccaccaacagtgtaaaagtgttcctatttctccacatcctctccagcacctgttgtttcctgacaagaacagaaaaccaaacaccgcgtgttctcactcataggtgggaactgaacaatgagatcacttggactcgggaaggggaacatcacacacctgggcctatcatggggggggaggggggggggggggaggagggggaagggggggaggggggggagggggggaggggggggagggggggaggaggggggaggaggggggggaggacggagaggagggggggggaggggggaggggggaggggggagggggggagggggaggggggggagggattgcattgggagttatacctgatgtaaatgacgagttgatgggtgctgacgagttgatgggtgcagcacagcaacatggcacaagtatacatatgtaacaaacctgcacgttatgcacatgtaccctagaacttaaagtataataataataataataaaaagcttcTAAAATCAGTCAATGCCTTTCAGAGTCCTGGTCCCAGTAGTTTTGTAATTCCTAGGCACCCTGGCTACTGCCCCTCCTAGGCCCTGCCATAACCGTTTTTCTCCTTTTAGCATTTGGCCCCTGCCTCTTACGTCTCCTTAACCAGGTTTTACGAGATGGTATTAGAGCCTTCACCCATGGAACAGTACAAGGCATGATGCTACTCCAAGGACACCGACAGCTCCAGGAATGGCAGTCCCTACCATCCAGCCTCTCCCACTAACCGTCGCCCCTACCCAGCAGGAAGCAGCCGGATGACAACGGTGCCCCTCTTCTGTTACCTACTAAAAGGCTGGAATGTTAAGGACCCCAAAAGAATGCAACAAGCCCCCTCCCCTAAATGCAGTTTATATTTCTTCCAAAAAGTTGCCCCTGCCCCAAGTTCCCAGAATGACAGGTACAGCTATAACCACTCCCAGGCTAAACCATATCCTGATACCCTGAGCCAAGTAAGGCAAGAACTGACAATTGCAGATGTAGGCACACCCCAAAAGCCCCTAAACACCCCCACACCCTCTCCAGAAAATACTTACACCCCCTAGCCTGTAAGCTCAGGTGCTGCCTCCTCTGACTGTTAAGGAGCAGCCCGGCAGGTTAATAAATTTGCTTGCCTGACTTTAGGTCTTCTCATCCTTTCTCTAGGCTAACGTTACACTTTCTACTTACCTCGGCGTTGCTTCTACATTTCCcatctttttaaatcatttcctgCTATCCCTCTGTCTGCAAGAATTCCTCCATCTGATCTTTCCTTCATTAATAACTTGTTTTTAAGATGTAGCTATTCTACTATGTATTTGATCTGTTGTGTACTTCTACTATTCTACCTTTCATACTTCATTTGGATGGCAtgtgatttcttattttgttccCATACTTTGGCAAGTGCTCTCTAGTTGTCTTTCTTTTGAGGTGGCTGTGTTCCCCAAGGGTCCAGTTATTCTGGCCTgtgaactttgggaagctgaggtagatggatcacaaggtcaggagtttgagaccagcctggccaacatggtgaaacgctttttctactaaaattacaaaaattagccaggtgtggtggcaggcacctgtaatcccagctactcaggaagctgaggcaggagaatcacttgaacccgggaggtggaggttgcagtgagccgagatcgcgccactgctctccagcctggcaacagagcgagactctatctcaaaacaaaaacaaaaacaaaaacaaacaaaaatatatatctataaaagattgtaagccttagttttcttacctgtaaaatgggagtaatattACTTTCCTGATGTATTGCTGAACATTCGAATGTGTTTGAACTGTCAGACATATAAATGCTTAACACAGTGTCTGGTGCAAAGACTCCTTACACTCTAAGTCCTTTCGTACTTGGCGTGGGGCACTCTATCTTCCCCTTTAGCAAGGGGCACCCATTCTCATTGCTGCCTTCTGCAGATGCCCTGATTCATGGAGTTGGTTTGAATACCCTGAGCTTACTGGGATATTTAGCATCCACAAGACAACATCAATTTTTCAAATGTATCACCAGGGCTTTCA
This DNA window, taken from Macaca thibetana thibetana isolate TM-01 chromosome 13, ASM2454274v1, whole genome shotgun sequence, encodes the following:
- the LOC126933436 gene encoding prothymosin alpha-like — encoded protein: MSDAAVDTSSEITTKDLKEKKEVVEEAENGRDAPANGNAENEENGEREADNEVEEEEEEGGEEEEEEEEGDGEEEDGDEDEEAESAAGKRAAEDDEDDDVDTKKQKTDEDD